A stretch of DNA from Rathayibacter sp. VKM Ac-2762:
TCCGCCGGGCATGCCGGTCGCCATCTGCGACTCGCGGTCGCGGACGTCGGCGAGGAAGCCGTCGAGGTCGGTGACGCGGCCGGCGTCGGCGAGCGTCTTCGCGAGCTGCGCGGTGGCCTCGTCCTTCGTGGCGGCGGTGAGGTCGACGATGACCGTCGACGCCTCGGTGAGAGCAGTCATGCGCTCAGTTCTCCAATCGGGAGGGTGGGGTCGGGGTTCTCGACGACGGAGACGTCGTCGAGGCGGAGGGAGTCGGGACCCGGGGCTTCGCTGCCCGGGAGCTGGACGGCGGCGGTACCCCATGCGACTGCTGTCGCGAGGCGCTCCGCCTCCGTGGCGTCGACGGCCGAGAGGTAGCCGGCGAGCGTGCTGTCGCCGGCGCCGACGGTGCTGAGGGGCACGACGGCGGGGGCGCCCGCCCACCACGACGCGTGCGCCGTGACGAGGAGGGCGCCGTGCTCTCCGAGGCTGACGAGCGCTCGCGCGTCGGGCAGCTGCAGGAGTTCACGGGCTCCGGCGACGACGTCTCCGACCGTCGTCAGGGAGCGGCCGAGGAGCTCCTCGAGCTCCTCGAGGTTGGGCTTCACCAGGGTGGCGGTGCCGGCCGCGATGATCGCGGTCAGGGGGGCTCCCGAGGTGTCGACGGCGAGGGGGACGCCGAAGTGCAGGGCGAGGCGGCCGAGGGCGGGGTAGAAGTCCGCTCCCAGTCCCGGGGGGACGCTGCCGCAGGCGACGAGCCAGCGGGGCGAGGCCGAGACGTGCTCGCCGATCAGCTGGGAGAGGGCGCGGGCCTCCTCCTCCGTGACGGCGGGGCCGGGCTCGTTGATCTTGGTGGTGCGGCCCGTCCGGTCGTCGACCACGGTGATGTTGGTGCGGATCGGGTGGGCGATCGCCGCACTGGCCGAGCGGACTCCGGCGGCCCGGAGCATCGTGGACAGGTCGAGGCCGGTGGAGGCGTCGGCCGGGTAGACCGCGGTCGCCTCGACGCCGTTGCGCGCGAGGGCACGGGCGACGTTGACGCCCTTGCCGGCCGGGTCGCGCCGCACGTCGTGCGCACGGTTGACCTCGCCGACGGCGAAGCCGCTCGTGGAGAGGGTGACGTCGATGCTCGGGTTGGCGGTGACGGTGACGATCATGCGCGGACGACCTCCGGGCCGGCCGACTCGATGTCGTCGGCGAGCTCGTCGTCGACATCGGCGTCGGTGATGACGGTGTCGACCGCGGACAGCGGAGCGACGTGCCCGAAGTCCTGACGGCCGAACTTCGAGTGGTCGGCGAGGACCACGACCCGGCGCGCGGAGGCGATGATCGCGGACTTGACGACGGCCTCGTCGAGATCGGGGGTGGTGAGCCCGCGCTCGACGCTGAGGCCGTTCGTGCCGATGAAGGCGACGTCCACCGAGACCGTGGAGAGGGCCTGGGCGGCCCACGGTCCGACGGCAGCCTGCGTGACTCCGCGCAGGTGCCCGCCGATGAGGTGGAGGTCGATGTTGGGCCGGCCGACGAGCGCCATCGCGACGGGGAGGGAGTGGGTGACGACCGTCAGCCGGCGGTCCAGGGGGAGCAGCTCCGCCAGCCGCACCGTGGTGGTGCCGGCGTCGATGGCGATCGAGCCGCCGTCGGGCACCTCGGCGAGGGCCGCGGTGGCGATGCGGTCCTTCTCGCCGGCGAGGTGTCCCTCGCGGGCGGCGACCTCGGGTTCGATGCCCAGGCGCTCGACGGGGATGGCGCCGCCGTGCGCACGGCGCAGCAGGCCCCGCTTCTCGAGGCTGGTGAGATCGCGGCGGATCGTCTCCGGCGTCACGGCGAGGGAGAGGGCGAGGTCGCGGACCTCGACGCGCCCGTCGGTGCGGGCGCGGTCCAGGATCGCCTGGTGCCGCTCCGGTGCGTACATGTGGACTCCGTCGTCTCGCCGTGGGTGGTGCGCCGGATCCGCGGTGTCGTTGCCGACCTCGGATCTGCGTTTACCTCTTTTTAGACCCGTTCAGGAGGGAAGTCAACAGAAACGGACAGAATCGGCAGGCGGAATCGGGCGCGGCGACGCCGGGAAGACCGGGAAGCGGACCGCCGGGTCAGGCGGCGAGCTGCTCGAGCTCTTCCTCGAGCTGCGCGAGCTGGCGCTCCAGGCGCCGTCGTTTCAGGAGGGACGCCTCCGGCAGCGCGGCGCGAAGCCGCTCGCGCTCGGCCTCGGCGAGGGTGCGGCGCGCGGTGCGCAGCTGCTCCTCCCGCTCCTTCTCGCGCTCCTCCGGCGTGAGCTTGCGCGCCGAGATCCCGGCGTCGCTCATCCCGACGGAGATCCACGACGCGGCGATCAGGATCACCTGGCAGACGAGGTTGAACCAGATCAGCAGACCGATGAGGACCGCGAACGAGGCGAGCAGCGGATTGCGGGAGGCGCCGCCCAGCAGCTGCGTTCCGAGGACCTTGAGCGCGCCGAGAGCGATCCCGCCGAGCAGCGACCCCGCCCAGAGGTTCTTCCAGGGGATCGAGATGCCCGAGAGGATGCGGAAGGAGCCGGCGAGGGTGCCCGTGTCCAGGGCGAGCATGATCAGCAGGCCGACCGCGCTGCCGGCGAGACGGGCCGGCATCGACTCGCTGCCGATCCCGAGGAAGCCGAACGCCACGTCCACCAGCGAGGTCGAGAACACGGAGAGACCCGCCGAGACCAGCAGCACCGCCCCGAAGACCAGGGCGAGCCCCGCGTCCTTGAGCTTGAGCAGGACGAAGAGGGTCGTGGGTCCGGGGAGCGAGAAGAGCAGCCGGACCGCCTGGCGCAGGCTCCCCAGGAAGTTCAGCGCCGTCCAGAGCAGGCCGGCGGCCGCGATCGCACCCGTCCAGCCGAGGATCGACGAGTCGAGCAGGTCGTCGACCGACACGAGGGCGTTCTTCCCGCCGATCAGACCGGGGACGGAGCGGGTCACCAGGTCGAGGAGGGAGTCGCGCAGCACCGAGTCGTCGCGCACCCAGAAGCCGAAGACGGCGAAGAAGACGAAGAGCGCCGCGAAGACCGCGAACAGGGCCTGGAAGGCGAGTCCGGAGGCGAAGAGGGGCCCGCCGGTCTCGGAGTAGTGGAGCATCACCCGCACCGGCCGCGTCCGCATGACCCGCTCGAGCAGGCCCGGGATCC
This window harbors:
- a CDS encoding YhjD/YihY/BrkB family envelope integrity protein; the protein is MTEAADTPRGIPGLLERVMRTRPVRVMLHYSETGGPLFASGLAFQALFAVFAALFVFFAVFGFWVRDDSVLRDSLLDLVTRSVPGLIGGKNALVSVDDLLDSSILGWTGAIAAAGLLWTALNFLGSLRQAVRLLFSLPGPTTLFVLLKLKDAGLALVFGAVLLVSAGLSVFSTSLVDVAFGFLGIGSESMPARLAGSAVGLLIMLALDTGTLAGSFRILSGISIPWKNLWAGSLLGGIALGALKVLGTQLLGGASRNPLLASFAVLIGLLIWFNLVCQVILIAASWISVGMSDAGISARKLTPEEREKEREEQLRTARRTLAEAERERLRAALPEASLLKRRRLERQLAQLEEELEQLAA
- a CDS encoding 1-phosphofructokinase family hexose kinase produces the protein MIVTVTANPSIDVTLSTSGFAVGEVNRAHDVRRDPAGKGVNVARALARNGVEATAVYPADASTGLDLSTMLRAAGVRSASAAIAHPIRTNITVVDDRTGRTTKINEPGPAVTEEEARALSQLIGEHVSASPRWLVACGSVPPGLGADFYPALGRLALHFGVPLAVDTSGAPLTAIIAAGTATLVKPNLEELEELLGRSLTTVGDVVAGARELLQLPDARALVSLGEHGALLVTAHASWWAGAPAVVPLSTVGAGDSTLAGYLSAVDATEAERLATAVAWGTAAVQLPGSEAPGPDSLRLDDVSVVENPDPTLPIGELSA
- a CDS encoding DeoR/GlpR family DNA-binding transcription regulator codes for the protein MYAPERHQAILDRARTDGRVEVRDLALSLAVTPETIRRDLTSLEKRGLLRRAHGGAIPVERLGIEPEVAAREGHLAGEKDRIATAALAEVPDGGSIAIDAGTTTVRLAELLPLDRRLTVVTHSLPVAMALVGRPNIDLHLIGGHLRGVTQAAVGPWAAQALSTVSVDVAFIGTNGLSVERGLTTPDLDEAVVKSAIIASARRVVVLADHSKFGRQDFGHVAPLSAVDTVITDADVDDELADDIESAGPEVVRA